In Paenibacillus sp. BIC5C1, a genomic segment contains:
- a CDS encoding response regulator transcription factor, which yields MYKVFIVDDEPFIIEGLYDILDWSTFDMEIVSHAGNGQAALNALSAQPVDILITDISMPFMNGLDLIREARQLQPDIKVIILSGFNEFEYLKEGMQLGIENYLLKPINVEELESTLRNTASKLDHALSPQTDDAYGVQILKDNILHRWLTGQIAATEFEERAQFLNLSLDAPDVAVAILRTKGEVSGMFERVEGMLKEKSYVNVFHDIDGDIVIVANVHAGEDEKKKFMECLQALSAALCETHPAVLIGAGSLMRGLHHAPTSYQEAKKALQYVMIYPDLKVIDHAILEKGGSSASSFSIDWKEYAKLILSRNAELLAERIRVDFEQHRDGVTPAELQNIALEVVIRFKMELEGIKHSDESAIYQRGLRLVLDSGTFDELVQALQQVGSETIQSLLQDLKNPIVNQVLQHIDKHYAEELSLKLLGAHYHLHPVYLGQLFHKETGETFAEYINKYRIERAKEQLRNSNLKVHEIARNVGYWETGYFYKQFRKYVGISPTDFKVFG from the coding sequence ATGTACAAGGTATTTATTGTGGATGATGAACCGTTCATCATTGAAGGATTGTACGATATTTTGGATTGGTCAACGTTCGATATGGAAATTGTAAGCCATGCCGGCAATGGACAGGCCGCATTAAACGCCTTGTCTGCGCAGCCTGTGGACATTCTGATTACTGATATATCCATGCCATTCATGAATGGTCTGGATCTGATTCGGGAAGCAAGGCAATTGCAGCCTGACATCAAGGTAATTATTTTAAGTGGTTTCAATGAGTTTGAATATTTGAAAGAGGGCATGCAGCTGGGCATCGAAAATTACCTGCTCAAACCGATCAATGTGGAAGAACTGGAATCGACGCTTCGCAATACGGCTTCCAAGCTGGACCATGCGTTGTCTCCTCAAACGGATGATGCTTATGGTGTTCAGATTCTGAAAGACAACATCCTTCATCGATGGCTGACGGGACAGATTGCGGCCACGGAATTCGAGGAACGCGCACAGTTCTTGAACCTTTCGCTGGATGCGCCCGATGTTGCAGTAGCTATACTGCGAACTAAAGGGGAAGTATCCGGCATGTTCGAGCGAGTGGAGGGTATGCTCAAGGAAAAGTCCTATGTGAACGTATTTCATGACATTGATGGAGATATCGTCATAGTTGCCAATGTGCATGCAGGTGAGGACGAGAAAAAGAAATTTATGGAGTGCCTTCAGGCATTATCGGCTGCTCTATGTGAGACACATCCTGCTGTTCTGATTGGGGCAGGAAGTCTGATGCGTGGACTTCACCATGCGCCTACAAGCTATCAGGAGGCGAAAAAGGCACTTCAGTATGTGATGATCTATCCTGACCTTAAAGTGATCGATCATGCCATATTGGAGAAAGGGGGAAGCTCTGCTTCTTCCTTCTCGATCGATTGGAAGGAGTACGCGAAGCTCATTCTATCCCGTAATGCAGAGCTGCTTGCGGAGCGAATTCGGGTTGATTTTGAACAGCACCGCGACGGGGTTACTCCGGCTGAGTTGCAGAACATCGCACTGGAAGTGGTCATTCGCTTCAAGATGGAATTGGAGGGCATCAAACATTCGGATGAATCGGCTATTTACCAACGTGGACTTCGCCTTGTATTGGACAGCGGAACGTTTGATGAACTCGTGCAGGCGTTGCAGCAGGTTGGTTCGGAGACGATTCAGTCTCTGCTTCAGGATTTAAAGAATCCAATCGTCAACCAGGTGCTTCAACATATTGACAAACATTACGCAGAAGAGCTTTCGCTGAAGCTACTGGGTGCTCATTACCATCTTCATCCGGTATATTTGGGACAACTGTTCCACAAGGAGACGGGCGAGACTTTTGCCGAGTATATCAATAAATACCGGATTGAACGTGCCAAGGAACAGCTGCGCAATTCGAATCTGAAAGTGCATGAGATCGCAAGGAATGTCGGGTACTGGGAGACCGGGTATTTCTATAAACAGTTCCGCAAGTATGTGGGAATTTCACCTACCGATTTTAAGGTATTTGGATAA
- a CDS encoding sensor histidine kinase — translation MKIVSVYKNFFKNNMFMKMLFIFSMISIVTIITLSYIIFLSVSDATIGRELAIQKAAMESVDRYIHQQYESVQNMVRDMHQNEALSANITYLMNHTYAEYVQHLTNGYYANQDDYSADVLKHFQNIMDRNSDINQVMLYSAEQQDLSSFNQHKQFRKLNTNVAHSYIPDVMAMETPNISAPNYWIRKEIDQWDPALYAIRVPINDTQTLRNLGQFLVFFDSAGIGNALDSYESNLKGEIVVLSAKGTVLFDSNSNYYGKKYPYINVADSLFDQTDMDSMKKEQNMYVNKFVSADQGYVVVGTVPVDEMAEAYAGTRNTIVSISIICILFAVLVPAFFIINFAKRTRRIIRFTQRVKYGNLTARIDDARDDELGQISHSFNDMLDELNQYIERVYKAEIKQKETELVALQARINPHFLYNTLEVIRMRAISQGAKDVGEMIYSLSVLFKSLVQQKKNYTLKDEMEACRLYLELFRIRYKDIFMYTIQLDPVHNHHPVVKLSLQPIIENYVVHGIQTERSDNQLTIVVEELGDALQVEVRDNGKGIEPKRLTEILEELERPEESGKMFGLRSVHTRLRFLYGPEFGITIESTLGEGTLIRVRYPHTEGTGI, via the coding sequence TTGAAAATTGTTAGCGTTTACAAAAATTTCTTTAAAAATAATATGTTTATGAAGATGCTGTTCATCTTCTCCATGATTTCCATTGTAACGATTATTACCTTGTCCTATATCATTTTCCTGTCAGTGTCCGATGCCACGATTGGCCGAGAGCTGGCGATCCAGAAAGCGGCGATGGAGAGTGTTGACCGATATATTCATCAGCAGTATGAATCGGTGCAGAACATGGTGAGGGATATGCATCAGAATGAGGCGTTATCAGCCAATATTACCTATCTGATGAACCACACGTACGCCGAGTATGTACAGCATCTGACGAATGGCTATTATGCGAATCAGGATGATTACTCCGCTGATGTACTGAAACATTTTCAGAATATTATGGATCGCAATTCGGATATCAATCAAGTGATGTTATATAGTGCCGAACAGCAGGATCTGTCCTCCTTCAATCAACATAAGCAGTTCAGAAAGCTAAACACCAATGTGGCTCATTCTTATATTCCTGACGTGATGGCGATGGAGACACCGAATATCAGCGCACCAAACTATTGGATTCGTAAAGAAATTGATCAATGGGACCCGGCGCTGTATGCGATTCGTGTGCCTATTAATGATACACAGACCCTTCGAAATTTGGGCCAGTTCCTTGTGTTCTTTGACTCAGCAGGTATTGGCAACGCTTTGGATAGTTATGAAAGTAATCTCAAGGGAGAAATTGTGGTGCTGTCAGCCAAAGGTACGGTATTGTTTGATTCCAACAGTAACTATTACGGCAAGAAGTACCCGTATATCAATGTGGCCGATTCCCTGTTTGATCAGACGGATATGGACTCGATGAAAAAGGAGCAAAATATGTATGTGAACAAGTTTGTCTCGGCGGATCAGGGATATGTAGTCGTTGGCACGGTTCCTGTGGATGAGATGGCTGAGGCCTACGCGGGTACACGCAATACAATCGTTTCGATTAGCATCATATGTATCCTGTTTGCAGTACTGGTTCCGGCGTTTTTCATTATTAATTTTGCCAAACGCACTCGGAGAATCATTCGTTTCACCCAAAGGGTGAAATATGGCAACCTGACAGCACGTATCGATGATGCCCGTGATGATGAGCTGGGACAGATCTCGCACAGTTTCAACGATATGCTGGATGAACTTAATCAATATATTGAACGCGTCTACAAAGCCGAGATCAAACAAAAGGAGACAGAACTGGTCGCTCTCCAGGCACGGATTAATCCTCACTTTCTCTATAACACGCTGGAGGTCATCCGGATGAGGGCGATTTCGCAAGGTGCGAAGGATGTCGGCGAGATGATTTACAGTTTGTCCGTGTTATTCAAAAGCCTTGTTCAACAGAAGAAAAATTATACCCTCAAGGATGAGATGGAAGCTTGCCGTTTATATCTGGAATTGTTCCGAATCCGGTATAAGGATATTTTCATGTACACGATTCAGTTGGACCCTGTGCATAACCACCATCCGGTGGTCAAGCTCTCCCTGCAGCCGATTATTGAGAACTATGTGGTGCACGGCATTCAGACAGAACGTTCGGATAATCAATTAACGATCGTTGTTGAAGAACTGGGCGATGCTTTGCAGGTAGAGGTCAGAGATAACGGTAAAGGCATTGAGCCTAAGCGCCTGACTGAAATTTTAGAAGAACTGGAACGTCCGGAAGAGTCGGGTAAAATGTTCGGACTGCGCAGCGTTCACACCCGTTTGCGTTTCCTGTATGGACCGGAATTCGGCATCACGATAGAAAGTACACTCGGAGAAGGAACCCTGATCAGGGTTCGTTATCCTCATACAGAAGGGACAGGTATTTAA
- a CDS encoding endo-beta-N-acetylglucosaminidase, which translates to MTRKHKPKGFIPKVTAMVLTSALLGQVIASSVYAGDTLPYTGDSAKGVNQPYQHGYTAAQILNWTPESDIHGDLLRAHVPLQPRNDAFAATQAYPELSPDTQLFTMSGDYGNSFFDSTPYTNEFSEYLFNYWQYTDYYSYWHGMASAGVPEELYDPNKEWTEKYFEFGILNIPNPAYTNAAHKNGVRSIANIFFSDNDRGPQTYKQMLVQDEEGNFPVAAKLVEMAQYYNYDGYFFNQEEVAKGVAPEDIASYKKFMKYLRDEGLYVQWYDSTINTTGKIQYQNQFNGLNSPFVQDSALGRVSDSIFLNYVWNHDMLRDSRDHATGLGLDPLETVFAGVEGGNDQFGRWKQLYDLRNNLDENGQPMNSIATLGADFTHNALDEEIGDGSTNHRAEDEYQWMTFVRDRAWWSGPNQDPTNARRTTSVDLSDVYASGAKWDGIAAYLTERSVIHGSNFVTNFNTGHGLKYYEGGTVSNATEWSNINIQDIPVTWQWWMDSQGDKLTVDFDYGPTYEKGARYTYNSVGAFTGGSSLVVNGSLDTDNFLRLYKTDLSINAQSKLELAYNKPSVNDASSMYVGLIFEDEPTKVVKVKVPDSGQHTAGWKTTSLDLSAYQGKTVAAFGLSFNPNGTTIEKYQMNIGEIRISDGSAAKPDAPTGFHITKALTNTDELVVEWDMEDYSKVKQYNLYENGAYVGGVYDSTFYIKTLKHPAGKLSIRAVGADGTESEATVLSYDLNKAVQDIDVKFKNNGDAIVSWKNPKKNPGKDPIQLTLQTEYTKEPFTKTLQVKKGKQSAILTGLPTNGEHYVLNIALGKQNPVTTTGQLADTQITPYTKEKVTVKDGKYTLALPDLEDWYKIYVYENEVAREFGVTYVSQKFPYIIRGRTKLSELTFTPASTTSSLKLVIEDYAGNKATTILR; encoded by the coding sequence ATGACACGCAAACACAAACCCAAAGGCTTTATTCCCAAAGTAACCGCAATGGTTCTCACTTCCGCTCTGCTTGGACAAGTTATTGCCTCATCCGTTTATGCCGGAGACACGCTCCCTTACACAGGTGACAGCGCCAAGGGAGTAAATCAGCCTTATCAGCATGGCTACACCGCTGCCCAGATCCTGAATTGGACACCCGAAAGTGATATCCATGGTGATTTGCTTCGTGCTCATGTACCTTTGCAGCCCCGTAACGATGCCTTTGCGGCTACGCAGGCTTACCCCGAACTCAGCCCGGACACCCAGCTGTTTACGATGAGTGGCGATTATGGCAATTCATTCTTTGACAGCACCCCGTACACCAATGAATTCAGCGAATACCTCTTTAATTATTGGCAGTACACAGACTATTATAGCTATTGGCATGGTATGGCTTCTGCTGGCGTGCCCGAGGAATTGTACGACCCCAATAAGGAATGGACGGAAAAGTACTTTGAGTTTGGCATTTTGAACATTCCGAATCCGGCCTACACCAATGCTGCACACAAAAACGGTGTCCGTTCCATCGCCAACATCTTCTTCTCAGACAATGATCGTGGACCACAAACCTACAAGCAGATGCTTGTGCAGGATGAAGAAGGGAATTTCCCTGTCGCTGCAAAGCTGGTCGAGATGGCACAGTATTATAATTACGACGGATACTTTTTCAATCAGGAAGAGGTTGCCAAAGGCGTTGCACCTGAAGACATCGCTTCCTACAAGAAATTTATGAAGTATTTAAGAGATGAAGGACTATATGTTCAGTGGTATGACTCCACTATCAATACAACGGGCAAAATTCAATACCAAAACCAGTTTAATGGACTTAACAGTCCATTTGTGCAAGATTCTGCATTAGGCCGAGTCTCGGATTCGATCTTCCTGAATTACGTATGGAACCATGACATGCTGCGTGATTCGCGCGATCATGCCACAGGTTTGGGACTTGACCCACTGGAAACGGTATTTGCCGGTGTCGAAGGTGGGAATGACCAGTTTGGCCGTTGGAAGCAGCTCTACGATCTGCGTAACAATCTCGACGAGAACGGTCAACCGATGAACAGTATTGCAACGCTTGGTGCCGACTTTACCCATAATGCCCTGGATGAAGAAATAGGAGATGGCAGCACGAATCATAGAGCCGAAGATGAGTACCAATGGATGACCTTTGTGCGCGACCGCGCTTGGTGGTCAGGTCCAAATCAGGACCCAACCAATGCACGCCGTACGACATCCGTTGATCTATCCGACGTGTATGCTTCTGGTGCAAAGTGGGACGGCATCGCCGCGTACCTCACCGAACGCTCCGTTATACACGGCTCCAATTTTGTGACCAACTTCAATACAGGCCACGGTCTGAAATATTATGAGGGCGGAACCGTCTCCAATGCAACCGAATGGTCCAATATTAATATTCAGGATATCCCGGTCACCTGGCAGTGGTGGATGGATAGTCAAGGTGACAAACTCACTGTTGATTTTGACTATGGTCCAACCTATGAAAAAGGTGCTCGTTATACTTATAATTCCGTTGGTGCGTTTACTGGCGGCAGTTCTCTTGTCGTAAATGGAAGTCTGGATACGGACAATTTCCTTCGTCTGTACAAGACGGATCTGTCGATCAACGCCCAATCCAAACTGGAACTCGCCTATAATAAACCGTCTGTCAACGACGCTTCCTCCATGTATGTCGGACTGATATTTGAGGATGAACCAACCAAAGTGGTCAAAGTCAAAGTACCAGATTCAGGTCAGCACACGGCAGGCTGGAAGACAACTTCACTCGATCTGAGTGCATACCAAGGGAAGACTGTTGCAGCTTTTGGTCTATCCTTCAATCCTAACGGAACTACGATTGAAAAATATCAGATGAACATTGGTGAGATTCGTATATCTGACGGTTCTGCCGCCAAACCCGATGCTCCAACCGGATTCCATATTACCAAAGCACTGACCAACACCGACGAGTTGGTTGTCGAATGGGATATGGAAGATTATTCGAAGGTTAAGCAATATAATCTGTATGAGAACGGCGCTTATGTCGGCGGTGTGTATGACTCCACATTTTATATTAAAACGCTCAAACATCCCGCTGGCAAATTGTCCATTCGTGCTGTAGGCGCAGATGGTACCGAAAGTGAAGCAACCGTCCTGTCCTATGATTTGAATAAAGCTGTTCAGGACATTGATGTTAAATTCAAGAACAATGGCGATGCTATTGTCAGTTGGAAAAACCCGAAGAAGAACCCAGGTAAAGATCCGATCCAGCTTACACTCCAAACGGAGTACACGAAGGAACCTTTCACTAAGACGCTTCAAGTCAAAAAAGGAAAACAGTCTGCCATTCTGACAGGCCTTCCGACCAATGGTGAACATTACGTCCTGAATATTGCCCTTGGCAAACAGAATCCAGTCACAACGACCGGACAACTGGCAGATACTCAGATTACACCATATACCAAAGAAAAGGTTACGGTAAAGGATGGAAAGTACACGCTCGCATTGCCTGATTTGGAGGATTGGTACAAAATCTATGTCTATGAAAATGAGGTAGCACGCGAATTCGGAGTAACTTACGTTTCGCAGAAATTCCCTTATATCATTCGGGGTAGAACGAAGCTGAGCGAACTGACATTCACGCCTGCATCCACCACGAGCTCCCTGAAGCTCGTTATCGAAGATTATGCCGGCAATAAAGCAACGACAATTCTGCGATAA
- a CDS encoding DinB family protein — translation MLQQPYRLYDYHVWANDRLFAHLEQLPNEVFHAEVTSVFPSVSQTCAHMYLFEQLYMLVLAEVPNKEIFPKILGWTAEAQGKTVNEMRELFGSVAERFRDLLRHTPDPDKKMTIEHPKYGKMETHFSDILQHVVNHGTYHRGNVSAMLRQQGYTGVPTDYIFYLLEQQKVQG, via the coding sequence ATGCTTCAACAACCATACCGACTGTATGATTATCATGTTTGGGCAAATGATCGATTGTTTGCACACCTGGAGCAACTCCCGAATGAAGTATTCCATGCGGAAGTGACGAGCGTGTTCCCATCCGTATCACAAACATGTGCACACATGTACTTGTTTGAACAGCTTTATATGCTCGTGCTCGCGGAAGTTCCGAACAAGGAGATATTTCCGAAAATCTTGGGCTGGACAGCGGAAGCACAGGGCAAAACCGTGAATGAGATGCGTGAGCTGTTTGGCAGCGTTGCCGAACGTTTCCGAGATTTACTGCGGCATACGCCTGACCCGGACAAAAAAATGACAATCGAGCATCCGAAATACGGTAAAATGGAAACACATTTTTCCGACATTCTACAGCATGTTGTCAACCACGGGACGTATCACCGGGGCAATGTGAGCGCGATGTTGAGACAGCAAGGTTATACCGGTGTGCCAACCGATTATATATTTTATTTGTTGGAACAGCAGAAGGTTCAAGGGTAG
- a CDS encoding helix-turn-helix transcriptional regulator, which translates to MAKWDNMLSMLWMLRSGRKLTAAQIADSLEISVRTVYRYIDALCASGVPVVAESGHDGGIRILESFKETPLFFNALELKALVDAFKFAQGAGYPYVQELEYALKKVENGLHEEQRHDLSRQQSSLDVVSSTRAPSVVPLLRDLEQATKDGRTVRMVYRKANAEQADEREVDPYGLAYDRNEWYVVAFCHRSQAMRTFRVERIEQLESTEARFDKPESFSASAFFCEQSNQRREADGPLTVIRIEGQPDTLNAVCNHWHLRHYLTERTDREARFLIDAPTMNKYLPTYLLTFGTAIRIHEPLELKRRIQEKAYGIAKHYENDPN; encoded by the coding sequence ATGGCAAAATGGGATAACATGCTGTCCATGCTTTGGATGCTGCGATCCGGAAGAAAGCTTACCGCCGCTCAGATCGCGGACAGTTTGGAGATTAGCGTCCGCACCGTGTATCGATATATCGACGCATTATGCGCCAGTGGCGTGCCGGTCGTAGCGGAATCGGGCCATGATGGCGGTATTCGTATTCTGGAGAGTTTTAAGGAAACGCCATTGTTCTTCAACGCTCTAGAGTTGAAGGCACTTGTGGATGCGTTTAAATTTGCCCAAGGTGCTGGTTATCCGTATGTGCAGGAGCTGGAGTATGCGTTGAAGAAGGTGGAGAACGGACTGCACGAGGAGCAGCGCCACGATCTGTCTCGCCAGCAGAGCAGCTTGGACGTCGTTTCTTCAACGCGTGCACCTTCTGTTGTTCCGTTGTTGCGGGACTTGGAACAAGCGACGAAAGACGGGCGAACGGTCCGTATGGTCTATCGCAAAGCGAATGCCGAGCAGGCTGACGAACGTGAAGTCGATCCATATGGGCTAGCGTATGACCGAAATGAATGGTACGTTGTCGCGTTCTGCCATCGGTCGCAGGCGATGCGGACGTTTCGCGTCGAACGAATTGAACAGCTGGAGTCAACCGAAGCGAGGTTTGACAAGCCGGAGTCTTTCTCTGCGTCCGCGTTTTTCTGTGAGCAGTCCAACCAGAGACGGGAGGCAGATGGACCGTTAACGGTTATCCGTATTGAGGGACAGCCTGACACGCTTAATGCGGTCTGCAACCACTGGCATCTGCGCCACTATTTGACGGAACGAACCGACCGGGAGGCGCGGTTTCTGATCGATGCTCCGACGATGAACAAATACCTACCGACATATCTCCTAACGTTCGGCACGGCCATTCGCATCCACGAACCACTGGAGTTGAAGCGGCGGATTCAGGAGAAGGCATACGGTATCGCCAAACATTATGAAAACGATCCGAATTGA